AAGAGCTGGAGGGAGCCGATGATCGTGAAGAGGCCGACCATCGCGAGCGAGGCCTTGACCAGCGGAATCTTGATGGAGAAGGCGATGCGCCAGGCGCCGGCCCCGTCGACGGTGGCCGCTTCGAGGACGGAGCGGTCGATGGCCTGGAGGGCCGCGTAGAAGATGACCATGTTGTAGCCGAGCCACTCCCACAGGGCGATGTTGACGACGGAGGGCAGGGCGCCTTCGGGGGAGAAGAAGTCGAAGCCGATCCCGCCGGCCTCCATCGCCTTGACGACCGGGCTGAGTTGGGGCGTGTAGAGGTAGACCCAGATCAGGGCGGCGATGATGCCGGGGACGGCGTGCGGCAGGAAGAGCGCGAGCTGGAAGAAGCGGCGGGCGCGGGCGAGCGCCGAGTCGAGCAGGAGGGCGAGGCCGAGGGCTCCGACGAGCAGTAGCGGGATGTAGGACAGGCAGTATCCGAGCAGGACGCCGAAGCCCTCGCGGAAGGCCCGGTCACCCAGCGCCGCGGTGTAGTTGTCGAGGCCGGTGAAGACGGTCTCGGTGCCGCCGAAGCCGAGTCCGGACTGTTTCTCGGTGAAGAGGCTGAGCCAGACCGCGTAACCGATCGGCACCACCATCACCGCGGTGAACAGCAGGAAGAACGGGGTCAGCAGGATCGCGGCGGCGCGGGTGCGGGCCTTCACGCGGTCAGCCCTCGACCTTCAGGCCGCGCTTGGTGAGTTCGGCGACGGTGGCGTCGTGCCCGGCCTTGACGGCCTCCGCGACGGTCGGACCACCCTTGGTGATCTTGCCGAAGTGGTCCTTGATCGTGGTGTTGGTGGTGCCGGTGGTCGGGCCCCAGGCCCAGTTGGGGTTGATGGAGGCGCCGGAGGCCTCGAAGAGGGCGTAGATGTCCTGGCCGCCGTAGTAGCTCGCGTCGAAGGCCTGCTTGGCGACCGGGCGGAGGCT
Above is a genomic segment from Streptomyces sp. NBC_00094 containing:
- a CDS encoding carbohydrate ABC transporter permease, whose amino-acid sequence is MKARTRAAAILLTPFFLLFTAVMVVPIGYAVWLSLFTEKQSGLGFGGTETVFTGLDNYTAALGDRAFREGFGVLLGYCLSYIPLLLVGALGLALLLDSALARARRFFQLALFLPHAVPGIIAALIWVYLYTPQLSPVVKAMEAGGIGFDFFSPEGALPSVVNIALWEWLGYNMVIFYAALQAIDRSVLEAATVDGAGAWRIAFSIKIPLVKASLAMVGLFTIIGSLQLFTEPLILNKGTGSAVTSTWTPNMYAYTAAFDRNDYGLAAAASVLLALTAALLSFAVTRLTGRRKSGTARKEPMA